Part of the bacterium genome is shown below.
CCTCAAACAGCCGCCCGATCCGCGCGACGAAAATTTCGTCCGCTTTCTCTCTTATGCGGGCTACGTTGTTCGCACCAAAGGTCTTAAGACCATCTATGACAGCGAAACCGGCGAGACCACGCAAAAAGCCAATCTCGACGTCGAAATCGTCATGGATATGTTTAATACCATCGAGAACTTCGACAAAGCGATTCTGCTCTCCGGCGACGGTGACTTCGAACGTGCCCTGGAACTCCTGCGCTCACGTGGCCGCCAAATCTGCGTCGTCTCAACCCAAAACTGGATCGCCGCCGAATTGCGTCAGGCCATCGGGTCGCACTTCATTGACCTGCAGGACCTCCGCGTGCAAATCGAGCGCACCGCCCCTGAACCGCATCACCATCGTGAACGCGGAACAGCCGCGCCGACGGGTGGTGCCGCCGACCTGTCCTCCGGCGGCCAATGACCGACGCACTCGCCGGGCGCGATGCCCTCGCCGCGGCGATTCTCGCATCGCTTGACCGCTGGCGCGATCAGCTCGAACAATCCGAGTTGCATCTCGCCGACTGCGAACAGTTGCTCTCTGAATATTCCGCCGAAGAATCCGCACGCCTGATCGAACTCGGTAATGCCGCAGCCGATGCCCTCGTATCTAGCCCCGAGTCCGCCGTCGAGATCACCCTCCGGCTCTCGGGTTCAGCCGTGGATGCCGCCCGCGCAC
Proteins encoded:
- a CDS encoding NYN domain-containing protein produces the protein MYARRRVSIFVDGANMFYTQKKGLGWFFDPAKLLKVLRGDDELTDAYWYMGLKQPPDPRDENFVRFLSYAGYVVRTKGLKTIYDSETGETTQKANLDVEIVMDMFNTIENFDKAILLSGDGDFERALELLRSRGRQICVVSTQNWIAAELRQAIGSHFIDLQDLRVQIERTAPEPHHHRERGTAAPTGGAADLSSGGQ